One stretch of Hymenobacter chitinivorans DSM 11115 DNA includes these proteins:
- the dnaJ gene encoding molecular chaperone DnaJ has protein sequence MATKRDYYEVLDVAKTASGDEIKKAYRKVAIKFHPDKNPDDPTAEDKFKEAAEAYEVLSDEQKRARYDRYGHQGMGGGGGGAQNMEDIFSQFGDIFGGGGFEGFFGGGQGRGGRRVKKGSNLRIKLKLDLEEVANGVEKKIKVKRYVACNTCSGTGAKNGTDLKDCGTCHGQGQVKRVVNTMLGQMVSSSTCPTCNGEGKIVSSKCDVCHGEGRQLHEEVIPINIPAGVAEGMQLSMNGKGNYPERGGVPGDLLIQIEEEPHELLKRDGNNIMFEQYISFVDAALGANIEVPTIEGKVKIKVEPGTQPGKILRLRGKGIKDLNGYGRGDQLIHLSVWTPKNVTSEERELLEKLRDARNFTPNPGKNEKGFFEKVKEYFQ, from the coding sequence ATGGCAACGAAGCGAGATTATTACGAGGTGTTGGATGTCGCCAAGACCGCCTCGGGTGACGAAATAAAGAAGGCCTACCGCAAGGTGGCCATCAAGTTTCACCCCGACAAGAACCCCGACGACCCCACGGCTGAAGACAAGTTCAAGGAAGCCGCCGAGGCCTACGAGGTGCTGTCGGATGAGCAGAAGCGCGCCCGCTACGACCGGTACGGCCACCAGGGCATGGGCGGCGGCGGGGGCGGAGCCCAGAACATGGAGGACATCTTCTCCCAGTTCGGCGACATCTTCGGCGGGGGCGGCTTCGAAGGCTTCTTCGGGGGCGGGCAGGGTCGCGGTGGCCGGCGCGTGAAGAAGGGCTCCAACCTGCGCATCAAGCTCAAGCTGGACCTGGAGGAGGTTGCCAACGGCGTCGAGAAGAAAATCAAGGTGAAGCGCTACGTGGCCTGCAACACCTGCTCGGGCACCGGCGCCAAAAACGGCACCGACCTCAAGGACTGCGGCACCTGCCACGGCCAGGGCCAAGTAAAGCGCGTGGTAAACACGATGCTGGGCCAGATGGTCAGCTCCTCGACCTGCCCCACCTGTAACGGCGAAGGCAAGATCGTGAGCAGCAAGTGCGACGTGTGCCACGGCGAAGGCCGGCAGCTGCACGAGGAAGTTATTCCGATCAACATCCCGGCCGGCGTGGCCGAGGGGATGCAGCTGAGCATGAACGGCAAGGGCAACTACCCCGAGCGGGGCGGCGTGCCCGGCGACCTGCTCATCCAGATTGAGGAAGAGCCCCACGAGCTGCTCAAGCGCGACGGCAACAACATCATGTTCGAGCAGTACATTTCCTTCGTGGACGCGGCCCTGGGCGCCAACATCGAGGTGCCGACCATCGAGGGGAAAGTCAAAATCAAGGTGGAGCCCGGCACCCAGCCCGGCAAAATCCTGCGTTTGCGCGGCAAGGGCATCAAGGACCTGAACGGCTACGGCCGCGGCGACCAGCTGATTCACCTCAGCGTCTGGACGCCCAAGAACGTGACCAGCGAGGAGCGGGAGCTGCTCGAAAAGCTGCGCGACGCCCGCAACTTCACGCCCAACCCCGGCAAGAACGAAAAAGGCTTCTTCGAGAAAGTGAAGGAGTATTTCCAGTAG
- a CDS encoding T9SS type A sorting domain-containing protein yields MKQFFLLALAIALLGAPGSLAQTGPVQSSFASWSKHQPLTRATNAPVLARGATATSLPTRQVSHYWEQQQNRWMNGMLITYAYNAQGLPQQIIFQDSALNTSLTKILQSYNAQGQLTEALSQTWTGAAYTNSDRQQYTYDAQGHETLFLYQGWLNNSWVMVSGTRYTNTYTPAGVLTSEILEGWDSGTNTWRLRSRTTYSVGTNGQWTEVVQQQWNETQYVNQYRARNIVWHDWAKQQPASYEQQDWDSSTSAWAHDQRLTITFQPNGSFVILTQDSPTQAGWTNLARDTYQLDDYGNLLLNQTDEWRNSAWVIRYAYRQLLSYTSANAVRRNVGQSYNRATASYVNSSVDTYSSFITLGTRPLTQLAAATNLYPNPAQIATTFSLTGLREQPALPLVVLNSLGQVVTQLHLQSQHGRIELELPVAAWPAGVYSLRLQAQEGIVTKRLVKQ; encoded by the coding sequence ATGAAACAGTTTTTTCTCCTGGCCCTGGCCATTGCGCTGCTGGGGGCCCCTGGTAGTTTGGCCCAAACCGGTCCTGTCCAGAGCAGCTTCGCCAGCTGGTCCAAACATCAACCCCTGACCCGGGCTACCAACGCGCCGGTGCTGGCACGAGGCGCCACGGCCACTTCCCTGCCTACGCGCCAGGTTTCCCACTACTGGGAACAGCAGCAGAACCGCTGGATGAACGGGATGCTCATTACGTATGCTTACAACGCCCAGGGCCTGCCCCAACAGATTATCTTCCAGGACTCTGCCCTCAACACCTCGCTGACCAAAATCCTTCAAAGCTACAATGCGCAGGGCCAGCTGACGGAGGCGCTAAGCCAAACCTGGACCGGGGCCGCGTACACGAACAGCGACCGGCAGCAATACACCTACGATGCCCAGGGCCACGAAACCCTATTCCTGTACCAAGGCTGGCTCAACAACAGCTGGGTGATGGTATCCGGCACGCGCTATACCAACACGTACACGCCTGCCGGGGTGCTGACCAGCGAAATACTGGAAGGTTGGGACTCCGGCACCAACACGTGGCGCCTGCGGAGCCGCACCACTTATAGCGTTGGCACAAACGGCCAGTGGACGGAAGTAGTGCAGCAGCAGTGGAATGAGACGCAGTATGTGAATCAGTACCGGGCCCGCAACATCGTTTGGCACGATTGGGCCAAGCAGCAGCCCGCTTCCTATGAGCAACAGGATTGGGACTCTTCGACCAGCGCCTGGGCCCACGACCAACGGCTGACCATTACCTTCCAGCCCAACGGCAGCTTTGTAATCCTGACCCAGGATTCGCCTACCCAAGCCGGGTGGACCAACCTCGCGCGTGACACCTACCAGCTCGACGATTATGGCAACCTGCTGCTCAACCAAACGGATGAGTGGCGCAACAGTGCCTGGGTAATCCGGTATGCCTACCGGCAGCTGCTCTCCTACACCTCTGCCAACGCCGTGCGCCGCAATGTGGGCCAGAGCTATAACCGTGCTACGGCCAGCTACGTCAACTCCTCCGTCGATACCTACTCCAGCTTCATTACCCTGGGTACGCGGCCGCTTACGCAGCTGGCTGCCGCCACCAACCTCTACCCCAACCCGGCACAGATTGCCACCACTTTCAGCCTGACCGGCCTGCGCGAGCAGCCAGCTCTGCCCCTCGTAGTACTCAACAGCTTGGGCCAGGTCGTGACCCAGCTACACCTACAATCCCAGCACGGCCGAATCGAGCTGGAACTACCGGTGGCAGCCTGGCCCGCCGGCGTTTATAGCCTCCGTCTGCAAGCGCAGGAGGGCATCGTTACTAAGCGCTTGGTGAAGCAGTAA
- a CDS encoding RNA polymerase sigma factor has translation MAVLNANQGILHRMCRLYCQEAEERQDLYQEIVLQLWRAFPRYEPTAKVSTWLYRIALNVAISNLRQRTRRPAPERLGDEPPEVALPPEPGPDADDLAQLYRAIERLSDVEKAFILLYLEERTYEEMADILGITQNNVRVKMHRVQDKLRHLLTQPA, from the coding sequence TTGGCCGTTCTTAATGCCAACCAGGGCATTCTGCACCGCATGTGCCGGCTCTACTGCCAGGAAGCGGAGGAGCGGCAGGACTTGTACCAGGAAATTGTGCTCCAGCTCTGGCGGGCCTTTCCGCGCTACGAGCCCACGGCCAAAGTCAGCACCTGGCTCTACCGCATTGCCCTGAACGTGGCCATCAGCAACCTGCGGCAGCGTACCCGCCGGCCCGCCCCCGAGCGGCTGGGCGACGAGCCGCCCGAGGTGGCCCTGCCGCCCGAGCCCGGCCCCGATGCCGACGACCTAGCCCAGCTCTACCGGGCCATTGAGCGGCTCTCCGACGTGGAAAAAGCCTTTATTCTGCTCTACCTCGAAGAGCGCACCTACGAGGAAATGGCCGACATCCTGGGCATTACCCAAAACAACGTGCGCGTGAAAATGCACCGCGTCCAAGACAAGCTTCGCCACCTTCTTACCCAGCCCGCCTAA
- a CDS encoding ABC transporter ATP-binding protein codes for MPPILQAIDVRKVYAAHTALSGVSLDIPEGSIFGLLGPNGAGKTSLIRIITQITAADSGEIRFRGEKLNPSHIAHIGYLPEERGLYKKMKVGEQLLYLARLKGLTKPDATARIKQWIERLDLRPWVNKNVEDLSKGMQQKVQFIATVLHEPALIILDEPFSGFDPINANLIKDEILALRDRGATIIFSTHRMESVEEMCDNIALINRSRKVLDGPVRQIKDTFKTQTYEVEGKGRLMVIHPDFEVLEHKERENGHFYDRIKLHHNTTPNDLLRYLIGNVEVHAFREQIPSINEIFIRRVQETMPETLETANALL; via the coding sequence ATGCCTCCTATTTTACAAGCTATTGACGTGCGCAAGGTGTATGCCGCGCACACGGCCCTCAGCGGGGTCAGCCTCGACATTCCCGAGGGCAGCATCTTCGGACTGCTCGGGCCCAACGGGGCGGGCAAAACCTCCCTGATCCGCATCATCACCCAGATTACGGCCGCCGACTCGGGCGAAATCCGGTTTCGGGGCGAGAAGCTCAACCCCAGCCACATTGCCCACATCGGCTATTTGCCCGAGGAGCGGGGCCTTTACAAGAAAATGAAAGTGGGCGAGCAGCTGCTCTACCTGGCCCGCCTCAAGGGCCTGACCAAGCCCGACGCCACCGCGCGCATCAAGCAGTGGATTGAGCGGCTGGACCTGCGGCCCTGGGTTAATAAGAACGTGGAAGACCTGAGCAAGGGCATGCAGCAGAAGGTGCAGTTTATTGCCACCGTGCTCCACGAACCGGCCCTAATTATCCTCGACGAGCCTTTTTCCGGTTTCGACCCGATTAATGCCAACCTGATCAAGGACGAAATCCTGGCCCTGCGCGACCGGGGCGCCACCATCATCTTCTCGACCCACCGCATGGAGTCGGTGGAGGAGATGTGCGACAACATTGCCCTGATTAACCGCTCCCGCAAGGTACTCGACGGGCCGGTGCGCCAGATTAAGGATACCTTCAAAACCCAGACCTACGAGGTGGAGGGCAAAGGCCGCCTGATGGTCATTCACCCCGACTTTGAGGTGCTCGAGCACAAGGAGCGCGAAAACGGCCACTTCTACGACCGGATCAAGCTGCACCACAACACGACGCCCAACGACCTGTTGCGCTACCTGATCGGCAACGTGGAGGTGCACGCCTTCCGGGAGCAAATTCCCAGCATCAACGAAATCTTTATCCGGCGCGTGCAGGAAACCATGCCCGAAACCCTCGAAACCGCCAACGCTCTGCTCTAA
- a CDS encoding ABC transporter permease, with amino-acid sequence MEKIWLIIQREYLTRVRKKSFLVVSLLAPLLLAGTTLGIAKLNAPGAADEVAVYDESSLGILPHLTSTEETRYVPAVGSSATAATAAFKKAKPKQAALLVFTKDFSLDNSGGVQLLADGNISLKRRENIRKALNKAVSELKLTRSGLNQTTIDNLKADVNLKAVDLSQQGGRENNVGLTTATAYILSILVYMFIFIYGVQVMRGVAEEKSNRIMEVMVSSVKPFQLMMGKILGIAAVVLTQFGIWLALSYGITTVAAPLLMKSDKAPVATTSVTAAKPAAASAATVAAADADAMPAPPQPGTTPNLWSILEGLPLGSIIGGFLFFFLGGYLLYSSLFAAIGAAVDDQTDAQQFMFPVTIPLILSYIVSINVIINGDPNGPLAFWLSMIPFTSPIAMVMRLPFGVPLWQLLLSGAILVGGFIFTTWVAGRIYRVGILMYGKKVTYGELSRWMFYKG; translated from the coding sequence ATGGAAAAAATCTGGCTTATCATTCAGCGCGAATACCTGACGCGGGTGCGCAAAAAAAGCTTCCTGGTGGTATCGTTGCTGGCCCCGCTGCTGCTGGCGGGCACCACGCTGGGCATTGCCAAGCTCAACGCCCCCGGCGCGGCCGACGAGGTGGCCGTCTACGACGAAAGCAGCCTGGGTATCCTGCCGCACCTGACCAGCACCGAGGAAACCCGCTACGTGCCGGCCGTGGGCTCGTCGGCTACGGCTGCTACGGCCGCCTTCAAAAAGGCCAAGCCCAAGCAGGCCGCCCTGCTGGTTTTTACCAAGGATTTTTCCCTCGACAACTCCGGTGGCGTGCAGCTGCTGGCCGATGGCAACATTAGCCTGAAGCGGCGCGAGAATATCCGCAAGGCCCTGAACAAGGCCGTCAGTGAACTGAAGCTGACCCGCTCGGGCCTCAACCAAACCACCATCGACAACCTCAAAGCCGACGTAAACCTGAAGGCGGTAGACTTGTCGCAGCAGGGCGGGCGCGAAAACAACGTGGGCCTGACCACGGCCACGGCCTACATCCTGTCGATTCTGGTGTACATGTTCATCTTCATCTATGGCGTGCAGGTAATGCGGGGCGTGGCCGAAGAGAAATCGAACCGGATTATGGAGGTGATGGTGTCGTCGGTGAAGCCCTTCCAGCTCATGATGGGCAAGATTTTGGGTATTGCCGCCGTGGTCCTGACTCAGTTCGGCATCTGGCTGGCCTTGTCCTACGGCATCACGACGGTGGCCGCGCCCCTGCTGATGAAATCCGACAAGGCCCCAGTCGCCACCACGAGCGTAACGGCGGCCAAGCCCGCGGCGGCCAGTGCCGCCACGGTGGCTGCCGCCGACGCGGATGCTATGCCCGCGCCCCCGCAGCCCGGCACCACGCCCAACCTGTGGAGCATTCTGGAAGGCCTGCCCCTGGGCAGCATCATCGGCGGCTTCCTGTTCTTCTTCCTGGGTGGCTACCTGCTCTACTCATCCCTGTTTGCCGCCATCGGCGCGGCCGTCGACGACCAGACCGATGCCCAGCAGTTTATGTTCCCGGTAACCATTCCGCTGATTCTAAGCTATATCGTGAGCATCAACGTCATCATCAATGGGGACCCGAACGGCCCGCTGGCCTTCTGGCTGTCGATGATTCCCTTTACCTCGCCCATTGCCATGGTTATGCGCCTGCCCTTCGGCGTGCCGCTCTGGCAGCTGCTGCTCTCGGGCGCTATCCTGGTCGGCGGCTTTATCTTTACCACCTGGGTGGCCGGCCGCATCTACCGCGTGGGCATCCTGATGTACGGCAAGAAAGTAACCTACGGCGAATTGTCGCGCTGGATGTTCTATAAAGGCTAA
- a CDS encoding ChaN family lipoprotein, producing the protein MLKKLLLLPLLLTLLSFRADDKPAYRLFTGAGKPAGYDKMLRELAAADVVFFGEQHNDPIGHWLELQLTKDLLRLKQGQLVLGLEMFERDVQPLVDGYATGELDDKAFEEQSRPWPNYGTDYKPLLQLARQQKFRVVGTNVPRRYASQVAKGSLAALDELPAAEKAWLVPLPLPVDYSLPGYQNMAKMFGGDAAHAAGVQNIIQAQALKDATMAHFLNQARPAGHLLLHINGSYHSDNHDGILAYLRQYNPQLKVKTVSTVTQEQLGKLEKEHAQQADFVVVVPQDMTKTY; encoded by the coding sequence ATGCTGAAAAAACTCCTGCTGTTGCCGCTGCTGCTCACCCTGCTCAGCTTCCGCGCCGATGACAAGCCGGCCTACCGCCTCTTTACCGGCGCGGGCAAACCGGCCGGCTACGACAAGATGCTCCGGGAGCTGGCCGCCGCCGACGTGGTATTCTTCGGCGAGCAGCACAACGACCCCATCGGCCACTGGCTGGAACTGCAGCTCACCAAAGACCTGCTCCGCCTGAAACAGGGGCAGCTGGTGCTGGGCCTGGAAATGTTTGAGCGCGACGTGCAGCCCCTGGTCGACGGCTACGCCACCGGGGAGCTGGACGACAAGGCTTTTGAGGAACAGAGCCGGCCCTGGCCCAACTACGGCACCGACTACAAGCCCCTGCTGCAGCTGGCCCGGCAGCAAAAATTTCGGGTGGTGGGCACCAACGTGCCGCGGCGCTACGCCTCCCAGGTGGCCAAGGGCAGCCTCGCGGCCCTCGACGAGCTGCCCGCCGCCGAAAAAGCCTGGCTGGTGCCTTTGCCGCTGCCAGTGGATTACAGCCTGCCCGGCTACCAGAACATGGCCAAGATGTTTGGCGGCGACGCGGCCCACGCCGCCGGGGTGCAGAACATCATCCAGGCCCAGGCCCTCAAGGATGCTACCATGGCCCATTTCCTGAATCAGGCTCGCCCCGCGGGCCATTTGCTGCTCCATATCAACGGCAGCTACCACTCCGACAACCACGACGGAATCCTGGCCTACCTGCGCCAGTACAACCCCCAACTCAAGGTCAAAACCGTCAGCACCGTGACGCAGGAGCAGTTGGGCAAGCTGGAGAAGGAGCACGCGCAGCAGGCCGATTTCGTGGTGGTAGTGCCCCAGGACATGACCAAAACCTATTAG
- a CDS encoding MIP/aquaporin family protein, which yields MTPFTAELVGSALLLTLGNGVVANVVLQNTKGHGSGWLVITTAWALSVFVGVVVAGPVSGAHLNPAVTLGLAVAGKFAWNLVPEYVLAQFLGSFLGATLVWLLYKDHFDQTPEPRLKLAVFCTGPAIRNHASNLLNELVGTLVLVFTILYISGAEITPTHTAVGLGSVGALPVALLVWVIGLGLGGTTGYGINPTRDFAPRLAHALLPVRGKGSSEWSYGWIPVVGPLLGGVAAAGLYLWLG from the coding sequence ATGACGCCATTTACCGCCGAGCTAGTCGGCTCCGCACTCCTGCTCACCCTCGGCAACGGCGTGGTGGCCAACGTAGTACTCCAGAACACCAAGGGCCACGGCAGCGGCTGGCTGGTCATTACCACGGCCTGGGCCTTGTCGGTCTTCGTGGGCGTGGTAGTGGCCGGGCCCGTGAGCGGGGCTCACCTGAATCCGGCCGTGACGCTGGGGTTGGCCGTGGCCGGCAAGTTTGCCTGGAACCTGGTACCCGAATACGTGCTGGCGCAGTTCCTGGGCTCTTTTCTGGGCGCCACGCTGGTTTGGCTGCTCTACAAGGACCACTTCGACCAAACGCCGGAGCCGCGGCTGAAGCTGGCCGTGTTCTGCACTGGCCCGGCTATCCGCAACCACGCCTCCAACCTGCTCAACGAGCTGGTGGGGACCCTGGTGCTGGTGTTTACCATTCTCTATATCAGCGGGGCCGAAATTACGCCGACGCATACGGCCGTGGGCCTGGGCTCGGTGGGGGCCCTGCCGGTGGCGCTGCTGGTCTGGGTTATTGGGTTAGGGCTGGGCGGCACCACCGGCTACGGCATCAACCCCACCCGCGACTTTGCCCCGCGCCTGGCCCACGCCCTGCTGCCGGTGCGCGGCAAAGGTTCGAGTGAGTGGAGCTACGGTTGGATTCCGGTGGTGGGGCCGCTGCTGGGCGGGGTGGCCGCGGCCGGCTTGTACCTGTGGCTGGGTTAA
- the glpK gene encoding glycerol kinase GlpK — translation MPTQYILALDQGTTSSRAILFDQRGQVVAQAQKEFTQLFPQPGWVEHDPVEIWSTQAGVAAEATVKAGVNGKSLAAIGITNQRETAVVWHRGTGKPVYNAIVWQDRRTAQYCDELRAAGHEELIRQKTGLVLDAYFSASKVRWILDHVPGARAQAEAGELAFGTVDSWLIWNLTQGELHVTDVTNASRTMLLNIHTLQWDAELLALFDIPASMLPQVRPSSEVYGHTKTTIFASKVPLAGIAGDQQAALFGQLCTRPGMVKNTYGTGCFMLLNIGSEPKPSRNNLLTTVAWQIDGQVQYALEGSIFMAGAVVQWLRDNLGIIKTAAEVEILARQVSSSGGVYFVPAFAGLGAPYWDPYARGTIFGMSRATTAAHLARAAVEAIAYQTMDVLRAMQADSGLPIAELRVDGGAAANDLLMQFQADVLQSRVTRPRNTETTALGAAYLAGLAVGYWQNVAELQALEQADTTFNPQVDQGSIAVGIAQWQRAVRALQAWSQAPSPDISSSTPPTA, via the coding sequence ATGCCTACCCAATACATCCTCGCTCTGGACCAGGGCACGACCAGCTCCCGGGCTATTCTATTTGACCAGCGGGGCCAGGTGGTGGCACAGGCCCAAAAGGAGTTTACCCAGCTTTTCCCCCAACCCGGCTGGGTGGAGCACGATCCGGTGGAAATCTGGTCAACGCAGGCGGGGGTGGCGGCTGAGGCCACGGTGAAGGCCGGGGTGAATGGCAAGAGTCTGGCGGCCATTGGCATTACCAACCAGCGCGAAACGGCCGTGGTGTGGCACCGCGGCACCGGTAAACCCGTTTACAACGCCATTGTGTGGCAGGACCGGCGCACGGCCCAGTACTGCGACGAGCTGCGGGCCGCGGGCCACGAAGAGCTGATTCGGCAGAAAACCGGGCTGGTGCTCGACGCCTACTTTTCGGCCAGCAAGGTGCGCTGGATTCTGGACCACGTGCCCGGCGCCCGGGCGCAGGCGGAGGCCGGGGAGCTGGCCTTTGGTACCGTGGACAGCTGGCTGATCTGGAACCTGACCCAGGGCGAGCTGCACGTGACGGACGTGACCAACGCCTCCCGCACCATGCTGCTCAACATCCACACCCTGCAGTGGGACGCGGAATTGCTGGCCTTGTTCGACATTCCGGCCAGCATGCTGCCCCAGGTGCGGCCCTCGAGCGAAGTATACGGCCACACCAAGACCACTATTTTCGCCTCCAAAGTGCCGCTGGCCGGTATTGCCGGCGACCAGCAGGCGGCCTTGTTCGGGCAGCTCTGCACCCGGCCGGGCATGGTCAAGAATACCTATGGCACGGGCTGCTTTATGCTGCTGAACATTGGCTCTGAGCCCAAACCCTCGCGGAACAACCTGCTGACCACCGTGGCCTGGCAGATTGACGGGCAGGTGCAGTACGCCCTGGAAGGCAGCATCTTTATGGCCGGGGCCGTGGTGCAGTGGCTGCGCGACAACCTGGGCATTATCAAAACGGCGGCCGAGGTGGAAATCCTGGCCCGGCAGGTGAGCAGCTCCGGGGGCGTGTACTTCGTGCCGGCCTTTGCCGGGCTGGGCGCCCCCTACTGGGACCCGTACGCCCGGGGCACCATCTTCGGCATGAGTCGGGCCACCACGGCGGCCCACCTGGCCCGGGCCGCCGTCGAGGCCATTGCCTACCAGACCATGGACGTGCTCCGGGCCATGCAGGCCGACTCGGGCTTGCCCATTGCCGAGCTGCGCGTGGACGGCGGCGCGGCGGCCAACGACCTGCTCATGCAGTTTCAGGCCGACGTGCTCCAAAGCCGCGTCACGCGCCCGCGCAACACCGAAACCACGGCCCTGGGTGCGGCTTACCTGGCCGGTTTGGCGGTGGGCTACTGGCAAAACGTGGCTGAATTGCAAGCCCTGGAGCAAGCCGATACTACCTTTAACCCGCAAGTCGATCAAGGCAGTATTGCCGTAGGAATTGCCCAGTGGCAACGGGCCGTGAGGGCCCTGCAAGCCTGGTCCCAGGCCCCGTCACCCGATATTTCATCCTCAACCCCACCCACGGCATGA
- a CDS encoding glycerol-3-phosphate dehydrogenase/oxidase, with product MSITPHLAQFWRDTLLGQLTAQTAWDIVVIGGGATGLGVALDAVSRGYRTLLLEQADFAKGTSSRSTKLVHGGVRYLAQGDVGLVREALYERGLLLQNAPHLVKNQDFIIPSYSWWGGPFYLLGLKLYDVLAGRLSLGASRHLSRAETLRRLGNVRAAGLRGGVLYHDGQFDDSRLAVNLAQTLIEQGGTALNHVAVTGLRKDAQGRVRGVTARDQETGAPYEVTATVVVNATGVFVDDILQLDTPGARPLVRPSQGVHLVLDQSFWPGPDALMIPKTEDGRVLFAVPWHGRVVVGTTDTPLPEHSLEPRALAAEIEFILRTAGQYLTKAPRRADVLSVFAGLRPLAAPRNGSDTTKEISRSHKILVSKSGLLTITGGKWTTYRRMGQDTVDRAITLGKLPPAPSQTAHLPIHGAQPTPDYSTHRSVYGTDQAALQQLVDDEPELGKKLDPTLEFTGAEVVWAARAEMGRTVEDVLARRVRVLFLDAAAAMRVAPRVAELLARELGRDAAWQARQVAEFGELARGYLLNEPTAAQ from the coding sequence ATGAGCATAACTCCTCACCTGGCGCAATTCTGGCGCGACACTTTGCTAGGGCAGCTTACGGCCCAAACGGCGTGGGACATCGTGGTGATTGGGGGCGGGGCCACTGGCCTGGGTGTGGCCCTGGATGCCGTAAGCCGCGGCTACCGAACCTTGCTGCTGGAGCAGGCCGACTTTGCCAAGGGCACCAGCAGCCGCTCGACCAAGCTGGTGCACGGCGGGGTGCGCTACCTGGCCCAGGGCGACGTAGGGCTGGTGCGGGAGGCGCTGTACGAGCGGGGCTTGCTGCTGCAAAACGCGCCTCATCTGGTCAAAAACCAGGATTTCATCATTCCCAGCTACAGCTGGTGGGGCGGGCCGTTTTACCTGCTGGGCCTGAAGCTCTACGACGTGCTGGCCGGTCGGCTGAGTTTGGGCGCGTCGCGGCACCTGAGTCGGGCCGAGACGCTGCGGCGGCTGGGCAACGTGCGGGCTGCGGGGCTGCGCGGGGGCGTGCTTTACCACGATGGGCAATTCGACGACTCCCGGCTGGCCGTGAACCTGGCCCAGACGCTGATTGAGCAGGGCGGCACGGCACTCAACCACGTAGCCGTAACGGGGCTGCGCAAGGACGCCCAAGGCCGGGTGAGGGGCGTAACGGCCCGGGACCAGGAAACCGGCGCGCCCTACGAGGTAACGGCCACGGTGGTCGTAAATGCCACCGGCGTGTTTGTGGACGACATTCTGCAGCTGGATACGCCCGGGGCCCGGCCGTTGGTGCGGCCCAGTCAGGGCGTGCACCTCGTGCTGGATCAGTCGTTCTGGCCCGGCCCCGATGCGCTGATGATTCCCAAGACTGAGGACGGGCGGGTGCTGTTTGCGGTGCCCTGGCACGGGCGGGTAGTAGTGGGCACCACCGATACCCCGCTGCCCGAGCACAGCCTGGAACCGAGGGCCCTGGCGGCGGAAATCGAGTTTATTCTGCGCACGGCGGGGCAGTACCTGACCAAGGCGCCGCGGCGGGCGGACGTGCTGAGCGTATTTGCGGGTTTGCGGCCCTTGGCGGCCCCGCGGAACGGCTCGGATACGACCAAGGAAATATCCCGCAGCCACAAGATTCTGGTGTCGAAAAGCGGCCTGCTCACCATCACGGGCGGCAAGTGGACCACCTACCGCCGCATGGGCCAGGACACGGTGGACCGGGCCATTACGCTCGGCAAGCTTCCGCCCGCGCCCAGCCAAACGGCCCACCTGCCCATTCACGGCGCCCAACCCACCCCCGATTACAGCACCCACCGCAGCGTGTACGGCACCGACCAGGCCGCTTTGCAACAGCTGGTGGACGACGAGCCGGAGCTAGGTAAAAAGCTGGACCCGACCCTGGAGTTCACCGGCGCCGAAGTGGTGTGGGCCGCCCGCGCCGAAATGGGCCGCACCGTGGAAGACGTGCTGGCCCGCCGGGTGCGGGTGCTGTTTCTGGACGCGGCGGCGGCCATGCGGGTGGCCCCGCGGGTAGCCGAGCTGCTGGCCCGGGAGCTGGGCCGGGATGCAGCTTGGCAAGCCCGGCAGGTAGCGGAGTTTGGGGAGCTGGCCCGGGGGTATCTGCTGAATGAGCCCACCGCTGCACAGTAG
- a CDS encoding GNAT family N-acetyltransferase gives MLTRQALLSDIPQLMQVRVAVRENRLSDPARVPHEAYVDYLTRRGRGWVAEDAGSIVAFAIADVLDHSVWALFVHPSHEAQGLGKTLLDQLLTWYFQQTQHPIWLSTAPGTRAEEFYRRQGWQETGRTKDGEVRFERAQ, from the coding sequence ATGCTCACCCGTCAAGCCCTGCTCTCCGACATTCCCCAGCTCATGCAGGTCCGCGTGGCCGTGCGCGAAAACCGCCTGTCCGACCCCGCCCGCGTCCCCCACGAAGCGTATGTCGATTACCTCACCCGCCGCGGCCGGGGCTGGGTAGCCGAAGACGCCGGCAGCATTGTCGCCTTCGCCATTGCCGACGTGCTCGACCACAGCGTCTGGGCCCTGTTCGTGCATCCCAGCCACGAAGCCCAGGGCCTGGGCAAAACCCTCCTCGACCAGCTCCTCACCTGGTATTTCCAGCAAACCCAGCACCCCATCTGGCTCAGCACTGCCCCCGGCACCCGCGCCGAAGAGTTTTACCGCCGCCAAGGCTGGCAGGAAACGGGAAGGACGAAAGATGGGGAGGTGCGGTTCGAGCGGGCACAGTAG